In a single window of the Paramisgurnus dabryanus chromosome 23, PD_genome_1.1, whole genome shotgun sequence genome:
- the metap2b gene encoding methionine aminopeptidase 2b, whose protein sequence is MADELTQEVQSTAAEMKNLPNGDSHPPKEDADPVDESGKKKKKKKKKTKAGATGNHEDDGETDITKVTKQMQQQTIEDQEKEDEAEDDGEEGDSSGKKKKKKNKKKKGSKAQTDPPSIPICELYPGGVYPKGQECDYPPVQDGRSAVWRTSSEERKFLDQANEDMWNDFRQAAEAHRQVRKYVMSWIKPGMTMIEICEKLEDCSRKLIKENGLNAGLAFPTGCSLNNCAAHYTPNAGDPTVLQYDDVCKIDFGTHINGRIIDCAFTVTFNPKYDKLLEAVKDATNTGIKCAGIDVRLCDIGESIQEVMESYEVELDGKTYQVKPIRNLNGHSIGQYRIHAGKTVPIVKGGEATRMEEGEVYAIETFGSTGKGMVHDDMECSHYMKNFEVGHVPIRLPRAKHLLNVVNDNFGTLAFCRRWLDRRGETKYLMALKNLCDLGIIDPYPPLCDTKGCYTAQFEHTILLRPSCKEVVSRGDDY, encoded by the exons ATGGCAGACGAGCTGACGCAGGAGGTGCAGTCAACAGCTGCAGAAATGAAGAATTTACCGAACGGAGATTCTCACCCACCGAAAGAAGACGCGGATCCTGTGGACGAAAGcgggaagaagaagaagaaaaagaagaagaagacgaaAGCAGGAGCCACAG GAAACCATGAGGATGATGGAGAGACTGACATCACCAAAGTGACAaaacaaatgcagcagcaaactATAGAAGACCAAGAGAAGGAAGATGAGGCTGAGGATG ATGGTGAGGAAGGAGACTCTTCCggaaagaaaaagaagaagaagaacaagAAAAAGAAAGGCT CCAAAGCTCAAACGGATCCTCCATCCATCCCTATCTGTGAGCTTTATCCTGGAGGAGTTTATCCCAAGGGCCAGGAATGTGATTATCCACCTGTACAAGATGG ACGCAGCGCTGTGTGGCGGACCAGCAGTGAGGAGAGAAAGTTTTTGGATCAGGCTAATGAAGACATGTGGAATGACTTCAGACAGGCTGCCGAGGCTCATCGACAGGTCAGGAAATACGTCATGAGCTGGATCAAACCAGGCATGACCATGATCGAAATCTG CGAGAAGCTAGAGGATTGTTCTAGAAAATTAATTAAGGAAAACGGTCTAAACGCCGGTTTGGCTTTTCCGACCGGCTGCTCTCTGAACAACTGTGCCGCTCACTACACCCCTAACGCAGGAGATCCTACCGTCCTTCAGTATGATGACGTCTGCAAGATCGACTTCGGCACGCACATTAACG GTCGAATCATCGACTGCGCCTTTACCGTCACATTTAATCCAAAGTACGATAAACTGCTGGAAGCCGTTAAAGACGCAACAAACACTGGAATTAAG TGTGCCGGGATTGATGTTCGTTTATGTGACATTGGAGAATCTATTCAGGAGGTTATGGAGTCTTATGAAGTGGAGCTTGATGGAAAAACGTATCAAG TTAAACCCATTAGAAATCTCAACGGCCACTCTATCGGCCAGTACAGAATACACGCCGGCAAAACTGTGCCCATTGTGAAAGGAGGTGAAGCCACCAGAATGGAG GAGGGTGAGGTCTACGCCATCGAGACGTTCGGTAGCACTGGGAAAGGCATGGTTCATGACGACATGGAGTGTTCACATTACATGAAAAACTTTGAAGTCGGTCACGTGCCAATAAG ACTTCCTAGAGCCAAACATTTGCTGAATGTTGTGAACGACAACTTCGGCACGCTCGCCTTCTGCCGCCGCTGGCTGGACCGCCGTGGCGAGACCAAGTATTTAATGGCACTGAAGAACCTCTGTGACCTGGGCATCATCGACCCGTACCCACCTCTGTGTGACACCAAAGGATGCTACACGGCCCAGTTCGAACACACCATCCTGTTGAGACCCAGCTGTAAAGAGGTGGTGAGCCGGGGCGACGATTACTAG
- the cib1 gene encoding calcium and integrin-binding protein 1, which translates to MGAKASTLTKDEVSEYQELTFLTKQEIIQADKIFQELLGENRSRERNPRVSQKKILTLPELKSNPFGDRICHVFSTCEVRDGSLSFKDFLDLLSAFSDSATMEIKSHYAFRIFDFDDDGTLDAKDLEKLVKRLTGDTEEKHNRSTGDLNKSSLSDLEMKQLIDNILEESDIDKDGTVNLSEFQHVISRSPDFVSSFKIVL; encoded by the exons ATGGGTGCAAAGGCGAGTACTTTGACGAAAGATGAAGTTTCCGAATATCAG GAGCTCACATTTCTCACAAAGCAAGAGATCATACA gGCAGACAAAATATTTCAAGAACTCCTAGGTGAGAACAGATCACGTGAGAGAAATCCCAGGGTGTCCCAAAAGAAGATCCTCACACTTCCAGAACTTAAA TCGAACCCTTTCGGGGATCGGATCTGTCACGTGTTCTCCACCTGTGAAGTGAGGGATGGCAGCCTGAGCTTTAAAGATTTCCTGGATCTCCTGAGTGCCTTTAGTGATTCAGCAACCATGGAAATCAAATCCCACTACGCCTTCCGGATTTTCG ACTTTGATGATGACGGTACCCTTGATGCTAAAGACCTGGAGAAACTGGTGAAACGTCTGACTGGAGACACAGAAGAGAAACATAACCGCTCGACTGGAGATTTAAACAAAAGCTCTCTCAGTGACTTGGAAATGAAACAGCTGATTGACAAC ATCCTGGAGGAGTCCGACATTGATAAAGATGGAACTGTGAACCTCTCTGAATTTCAGCACGTGATCTCCAGATCTCCAGACTTTGTCAG TTCATTCAAGATTGTGTTGTAA
- the pthlhb gene encoding parathyroid hormone-like hormone b, whose product MFTGQLYSSMLRHWGLAVFLLVVPIPVDPRPTNTLSRQRRSVSHAQMMHDRSRSLHDRKRRLFINELLGHVHTAQMWDSPNHSDGNFQNARWPIAHRSKYPSSAKNYPLSFQHMRTRDILPQETSKTLRYGESKRKRKICSERWRDPDRRRDWGCQSA is encoded by the exons atgtttacaggtcaGTTATACAGCAGTATGTTGAGACACTGGGGTTTGGCTGTGTTCCTGTTGGTCGTCCCGATCCCGGTCGATCCCAGACCCACTAACACGCTCAGCAGACA GCGGCGTTCAGTAAGTCATGCCCAGATGATGCACGACCGAAGTCGATCCCTTCATGACAGAAAGAGGCGTCTGTTTATAAATGAACTCCTGGGGCACGTCCACACAGCTCAGATGTGGGACTCCCCCAATCACAGTGATGGAAACTTTCAGAACGCCCGCTGGCCCATCGCTCATAGGTCCAAATATCCCAGCAGCGCCAAAAACTACCCCTTGAGCTTTCAGCACATGAGGACGAGAGACATCTTACCACAAGAGACCAGCAAGACTCTTCGGTACGGGGAATCTAAGAGGAAGAGGAAGATCTGTTCGGAAAGATGGAGAGACCCAGATAGGAGAAGAGACTGGGGGTGTCAGTCTGCCTGA